CCGCCTCGGCGCTGGGCCGCCAGATCCTCGCCGGGCCCGGCACGGTGATGCTGCAGCCCGAGGTGCCCGAGCTCTCCGCCGGGCGGGAGAAGGCGCTGTACCTGGTGGACGGCCGCTTCACCCACGCGATCGCGAAAGGGGCGCTGCTGGCACCCGGCGGCGGGCTGCGCGGCGGCAGCTACCGGGAGACCCCGCAGCTGGTGGAGGCCAGCGCGGCAGAGCGGGCCTTCGCCGAGCAGGTGCTGGCGACCACCGCGACGGTCACCGGGCTGGCGATGCCGCTGTACGCACGGATCGACATCGTCGAGTCCGCGACGGACGGCCTGCTGCTGCTCGAGGCCGAGCTGTTCGAGCCGCTGTTCCATCTGCCGCTCGCGCCCGCAGTCACCGAGGTGTTCGCCGAGGCGATCCTCGCGCGGGCCTGACCCTGGCGTCACCGGCCTCTACCCCCACGTGGACCCGATCAGGGGATCACTGGAGAACTGAAGAGCCGCGTCGGCCGCGTCGCCCGCGCCCTCGAGACGGACGACGAGCTGTTCGCCGCCCTCCAGCATCGGGCGTTCCGCGAAGAGCTCTGACCGTCCACGCTGTTCGGCAAGGAGACGATGGGACCACCGCCCGGCCCCCGCTCAGCGAATCGGCCATCCGAGGCGTCCCCGGACCCGCACGGCCAGGGTCAGCACATCGGCCTGCTCGAGAGTGCGCGAGAAGTCGGGAGCGGTCGGGAACGCAGCGGCGGAGCGGGCGAAGAGGACGACCCTCCGATCCCCGCTGATCGTGGAGGGGACGAGGAGTCCGTCGACCTGCTCTCCGAGCTGCTCATGGATGGCTGCGGCCCATGCGCGGCAGGTGCTCTTCGGGGCCTGCGCGAGGGAGGCGGAAGCGCCGTGCCGTACGGCCCAGTCGCCGCTCCCGTCCCCGCCGGTGAGGTTCAACAGCTCCAGGGGACGGGTGGGTCGCCAGCCGGACAGCGCTCTGTCCCCGGTGAGCGTGATCGCCCGGTCGCCCTGGAAGACCTCGGCGAAGGCGGTCGTGTACTCAGGCGCCGCATAGGAGACGCCGGCGGTGGAGCGAGCAGTGAGCGGGCCCGGCTGCGGGTCCCACCCCTTGCTGCGCAGCGGGCCGTTCCACCGCAGCTCGTCCCACGCCGACGGATGCCTCCCGGCCACCGTATGGATCCGCCACAGGGGTCCGTCGTATCGGGTGACGGCGTCCGGGAACAGCGCGAGAGGGACCGCCGGACGCCGAGGATTCTTCGCCGACGCTGTGCTCATTCAAAACCGAGTTCGTCGACCAGGGCGACGACGACATCCACGGGGCCTCCCCGGAGCAACCATTGCGCCGGGGAGCGCGCGTCGAGTTCGTCGTGCGGTGTCGTCATGAAGCGCTGGATCGACAGCGGGTGGAGGTGTCCGGGGAAGGCGGGCACGACCTCTCGGAGCCCCGGGACCACCTGCTCTCCCTCGAACTGCCAAGCAGGGAAACGGGTGGTGCGCCCGCCGCCCGAGGGCAGGGCATAGAGGTCTCCGACCGCCTTCGAGCGGCGGATGCTCGCATCCTTGCGGCCCAGTCGCTCCGCCACCTCGGCTGTCGTCAGCGACGCGGCCCATGCCTGCTCCTCCGCTGCCGCACGATCCCGGGCCACCTGGTTCTGAGACGCCGCGCGGGCCTGCGGAGCGAGATCCTCCTCGGTGAGGTCCGTGGTCTCCAGCAGGAAGGATCGCTCCCCCGCGGAGAGCGCCTCGGAGGTGGACTCGCTGGCCTCGCGCAGGATGTCCAGGAGCGCATCGACGGTCAGCGGGTTGCCGCGCCGCTCCAATGCGCCCTCGAGACGGGCCGTGTACTCGTGGGTCGCGCCGCTCATGCACATAACGTTACACCGTAACGTTCCGTAACGCGATGGTCGTCAGGGGTCCGGTTCGTGGTGGGACTCCTGGCGTATCGAGGATGCTCCGCGCCGGCCGCGCCCGCCTACGGCCGCGGCAGACCCAGGTGTTCGCGCAGGGTGCTCCCGGCGTACTCGCGCCGGAACCTGCCGCGCTCCTGCAGCACCGGCACGACCTGGTCGACGAAGTCCTCGATCCCTCCCGGGAGGGTGGGCGGCATGAGGTTGAAGCCGTCGGCCGCGCCCGCATCGACCCAGCGCTCGATCTCGTCGGCCACCGTCTCCGGGGTGCCGATGACCGTGGCATGTCCCCCGCCGGCTGCGAGGAAGCCCAGCAGCTCGCGCACCGTCGGCCGTGCGGTGCGGATGATCCGCAGCACCGTGGCGTAGCGCCCCTTCGGGCCGGTGAACTCCTCCAGCGGCGGCAGCGGCGGGACGGGAGCATCCAGCTCCCACCCCGAGGTGTCCTGGCCCACGAAGAACGCGAGCTGGCGGAGGGAGTGCTCGACGGGGAGGCGGGAATGGAGGTCCGCCTGCAGGCGCCGGACCTCCTCCTCGGTCGAGCCGACGTAGGTGACCAGCCCCGGCATGACCGCGATCAGATCCGGATCACGGCCCAGCGCGGCGGCGCGGGCACGGACGTCCGTGCGGTAGGCGTGCGCCGATTCGAGGTCCCAGGCCACCGCGTAGATCCCCTCGGCCCAGCGGGCGGCGAGGTCGCGCCCCGGCTCCGAGGCCCCGGCCTGGAACAGCACCGGGCGCCCCTGCGGCGGCGTCGGCACGTTCAGCGGGCCGTCGACCGCGAAGGAGTCACCATGATGCTCCAGCGGACGGAGCATGGAGGGGTCGACGTAGACGCCGCCCGGATCGGCGCGGATGCTCTCGCGCGGCCACGAGTCCCACAGGCCGTGGAGCACCCGGAGGAACTCCTCCGCCGTGGCGTACCGCTCCTCATGGGCGGGCAGCGCGGCCATGCCGTGGTTGCGGGCCTCCGCGTCGGTCATCGAGGTGACCACGTTGATCCCGGCCCGGCCGTGGGAGATGTGATCGAGGCTGGCGAGCAGGCGGGCCGCATGGAACGGATCCCAGAAGGTGCTCGAGACCGTGGTGACCAGGCCGATCCGCTCGGTGGCACGCGCCAGCGCCGTGAGCACCGTGATCGGCTCCAGGAACCACGTCGGCCCGCGCTCGGCCCCGGCGGGGGCGATCGACTGGCCGTCGGCGAGGAAGATCGCATCGAGCCGGCCGCGCTCGGCGATCTGCGCGAGCTCCTCCCAGTAGGTGATGTCGCCCAGGCGCAACACCGCGGAGCCGGGCGCGCGCCAGGCCGCACCGTGGTGACCGACCGCGTGCGCGAACAGGTTCAGCCGCACGTGGCGGCGAGCGGGTGCCGGCATCAGTCCTTCACCAGCCCGCCGTCGACGACGAGGTTCTGCCCGGTGATCGCCCGCGACCAGGGCGAGGCGAAGAACAGCACGGCATCGGCGAACTCGGTGGGCGTGGTCACCGACTGCAGCGGGGTGCTCGCGGCGATCGCGTCGAAGACGGCCTCGGGTGTCGCGGAGCTCGCGTCGGTGGTGCGCAGCAGGCCGCCGCTGAGCATGTTCACCGTGACGCCGCGCGGGCCGAGATCGGCGGCGAAGGTGCGGGTCAGCGACAGCAGCGCCGCCTTGGCCGCGGTGTAGTCGTGGTAGGGCACCACCGGATGCTGGAAGAGGTTGGTCCCGATGTTGATGACGCGGCCCGAGCCCGCCCGGTCGAAGCCCGGCAGCGCTGCCTGGATGGTGTTCAGCGCCCCCTGCACGGCGCTCGAGAACTGGGCCGAGAAGGCGTCGTAGTCGATCTCGTGCGCCTTCGCCCTCGCGTCCCCGTCGAACGAGAAGCCGCTGAGCGCATTGTTCACGACCGTGCTGATGGGGGCGTCGAACTCGGCCTGGGCCGCCTCGAACAGCGCCTCCACCTCGCTGCGGTCCCTGACGTCGGCGCGCACCGCGACCGCTCGGCCGGGGTGGGGGGCTGCGAGGTCCCGGGCGGCGTCCGCGCTGGTGAGGTGGTTGATGACGACGCGAGCGCCTTCACGCAGCAGGGCTTCGGTGATCGCGCGGCCGAGGCCGCGGGCGCCGCCGGTGACCAGGACGACCTGGTCGGCGAGGGCGGGGATGCTCTGGGACGGCGCGGGTGCGGAGGAGGGGGTGGTCATGGGTGGTTCGTCCTTTCGATGACGGGATGCGAGCCCCCGGGATGCCGGCGGGACCGGCATCCGGGCAGGGGAGGGAGAGCGCTCCTCGGGTGGAGGGGCGGATCGACGGGGGTCGGCTCTGATCCCGTTCTCGAGGACGGTGGGCGCGGGAGCGTCATGGCACGTGGCGTCGGCGCGGGTGTGGCCAGCGCGCAGCAGTTCATCGACGACATTCCTCCGCGAGTACGAACTCGATCAGGTTCACCGGGTGTGTTCTCAGCCCTGTCGGGCACCCCGTGTCGGTCGTCGACTATACCCATGGCCGCGGCGGCGGGGCGGCGCGTCCCGTTTCAGCAGCCGCAGCGGTCGTGCGGAGGGAGCGGTCTCCGCCCCGGTGCGCGGCGCGTTCCGCTGCGGGTAGGCTGGCCCGGTTCCGTGGGAGCCCGATCGTCGGGCTGAGAGGGCCTCGTGCCGACCACCAGCACTGGATGCGGGTCATGCCGCCGTCAGGAGGACCGCTCATGCAGCACATCGCCGTCGTCGGCGCCGGGATCATCGGACTGCTCACCGCACTGGAGCTGAGACGCCGCGGTCACCGGGTCGAGATCCGTTCCATCGGCGTGGCCGAGCAGGCCACCCATGCGGCGGCCGGGATGCTCGCCCCCACCAGCGAGGTCCAGTTCGGCCAGCACTCGCTGGGGCCTCTGATGAGGAAGGCCGCGAGCCACCACCGCGCGCTGGCCGCCGAGCTCGGCCTGCGCACCGAGAAGCCGCTGGGCTACCGCGATACTCCGACCCTCGTCGTCGGCCGCGACCGGTCCGACCTCGAGGCCCTGCGGCTTCTCGCGCAGGAGCAGTGCGCGGCGGGTGCCGAGGTCGAGGAGCTCACCTCCGCGCAGCTGCGTGGCCGCGCCCCGACGCTGGCCCGGCACGTGGCCGGCGCGATGCTCGTCCCCCGTGACCACCAGGTGGACCCCCGCACCCTGGTCGCCGCCGTCCTCGATGCCCTGACCGGCCCGGGCCGACCGGGCGACGGGCCGCCCGTCCCCCTCACGACCGGCAGCCGCGTCGCCTCCACCGACGAGATCGACGCCGACCGGATCGTTCTCACTGCCGGCCTCGGCACCTCCGCGATCGACGGACCCCATCGGGTGCTCGACCTGTCGCTGCGACCGGTCCACGGTGACATCCTGCGCCTGCACGTCCCCGACTCCGCCCTGCTGCCCGGGGAGGACAACCTGCTGGACCACACGGTCCGAGCCCTGGTCCGCGGTCGTCCCCTCTACCTGGTGCCGCGCGACGGCGGCCTCGTGCTCGGAGCCACCAGCCGTGAGGACGCCATGACCGGCGCATCGGCCGGCGGCGTGCTGACTCTGCTGCAGGATGCGGCCGAGATCCTTCCCGCGATCCGGGACACCGAACTGCGCGAGGTGACCGCTCGCGCCCGTCCCGGCACCCCGGATGACCTCCCGCTGCTGGGACCGGTGCCGGGACACCCGGACGTGATCGTCTCGACCGGCTATCACCGCCACGGCATCCTGCTCTCGGCCTGGGCGGCGGCTCGCACCGCCGATCTCCTCGAGGCCGACCCCGGGGCGCCGCCGCCCGCGGAGATGGCCGGGGAGCTCGCAGCCGTCGATCCAGCCCGTTTCACCACCACGTCCCCACTCCAGGAGGCCTCATGAGCATCGTCGTCCACGTCAACGGCGAGAACCTTGACCTGCCCGACGCCGTCACGGTCCGCGACCTGGTGGCCGACCGCCTCGGTCGCGCTGTCGGCGACGACGGGCGAGCGTGCGACGGCACCCCGCTCGGCGTGGCCATCGCCGTCGACGAGGCCGTCCTGCCGCGCAGCAGCTGGGCCCACACCCCGCTCACCCCCGATGCCCGGTACGAGCTCGTCACCGCCGTCCAAGGAGGATGACCCATGGCCGACCTGCCCGAGACAGATCTCGTCATCGCCGGGGAGACCCTGACCTCCCGCCTGGTCATGGGCACCGGTGGCATCACGGACCTGGCGGCGCTGGAGCGTGCCCTGCTCGCCTCCGGCACCGCGATGACCACGGTCGCCCTGCGCCGCTTCTCCCCGACGACGCGGGACTCCGTGTTCACGATGATCCGCCGCCTGGGGATCCGCACCCTGCCCAACACCGCCGGCTGCTTCAGCGCCCGCGACGCCGTGCTGACGGCGGAGCTG
The window above is part of the Brachybacterium vulturis genome. Proteins encoded here:
- the thiO gene encoding glycine oxidase ThiO codes for the protein MQHIAVVGAGIIGLLTALELRRRGHRVEIRSIGVAEQATHAAAGMLAPTSEVQFGQHSLGPLMRKAASHHRALAAELGLRTEKPLGYRDTPTLVVGRDRSDLEALRLLAQEQCAAGAEVEELTSAQLRGRAPTLARHVAGAMLVPRDHQVDPRTLVAAVLDALTGPGRPGDGPPVPLTTGSRVASTDEIDADRIVLTAGLGTSAIDGPHRVLDLSLRPVHGDILRLHVPDSALLPGEDNLLDHTVRALVRGRPLYLVPRDGGLVLGATSREDAMTGASAGGVLTLLQDAAEILPAIRDTELREVTARARPGTPDDLPLLGPVPGHPDVIVSTGYHRHGILLSAWAAARTADLLEADPGAPPPAEMAGELAAVDPARFTTTSPLQEAS
- a CDS encoding RES family NAD+ phosphorylase encodes the protein MSTASAKNPRRPAVPLALFPDAVTRYDGPLWRIHTVAGRHPSAWDELRWNGPLRSKGWDPQPGPLTARSTAGVSYAAPEYTTAFAEVFQGDRAITLTGDRALSGWRPTRPLELLNLTGGDGSGDWAVRHGASASLAQAPKSTCRAWAAAIHEQLGEQVDGLLVPSTISGDRRVVLFARSAAAFPTAPDFSRTLEQADVLTLAVRVRGRLGWPIR
- a CDS encoding LLM class flavin-dependent oxidoreductase — encoded protein: MPAPARRHVRLNLFAHAVGHHGAAWRAPGSAVLRLGDITYWEELAQIAERGRLDAIFLADGQSIAPAGAERGPTWFLEPITVLTALARATERIGLVTTVSSTFWDPFHAARLLASLDHISHGRAGINVVTSMTDAEARNHGMAALPAHEERYATAEEFLRVLHGLWDSWPRESIRADPGGVYVDPSMLRPLEHHGDSFAVDGPLNVPTPPQGRPVLFQAGASEPGRDLAARWAEGIYAVAWDLESAHAYRTDVRARAAALGRDPDLIAVMPGLVTYVGSTEEEVRRLQADLHSRLPVEHSLRQLAFFVGQDTSGWELDAPVPPLPPLEEFTGPKGRYATVLRIIRTARPTVRELLGFLAAGGGHATVIGTPETVADEIERWVDAGAADGFNLMPPTLPGGIEDFVDQVVPVLQERGRFRREYAGSTLREHLGLPRP
- the thiS gene encoding sulfur carrier protein ThiS, with amino-acid sequence MSIVVHVNGENLDLPDAVTVRDLVADRLGRAVGDDGRACDGTPLGVAIAVDEAVLPRSSWAHTPLTPDARYELVTAVQGG
- a CDS encoding 3-oxoacyl-ACP reductase, with translation MTTPSSAPAPSQSIPALADQVVLVTGGARGLGRAITEALLREGARVVINHLTSADAARDLAAPHPGRAVAVRADVRDRSEVEALFEAAQAEFDAPISTVVNNALSGFSFDGDARAKAHEIDYDAFSAQFSSAVQGALNTIQAALPGFDRAGSGRVINIGTNLFQHPVVPYHDYTAAKAALLSLTRTFAADLGPRGVTVNMLSGGLLRTTDASSATPEAVFDAIAASTPLQSVTTPTEFADAVLFFASPWSRAITGQNLVVDGGLVKD